A part of Streptomyces sp. NBC_00557 genomic DNA contains:
- a CDS encoding tellurite resistance TerB family protein → MALWDRVKESASQMQTQLVAKKNDLKSGAFRDASMAMCALVAAADGTVDPSERQRVAQLIATNEVLQNFPADDLRRRFEDNLNKLTADFAFGKVSVLQEVAKAKKKPAEARAVIQIGIVIGGADGDFDKTEQAVVREACYTLELPPHEFDL, encoded by the coding sequence ATGGCCCTGTGGGACCGAGTCAAGGAGTCTGCGTCGCAGATGCAGACCCAGTTGGTGGCGAAGAAGAACGACCTGAAGAGCGGCGCGTTCCGCGACGCGAGCATGGCGATGTGCGCCCTCGTGGCGGCCGCCGACGGTACCGTCGATCCGTCGGAGCGGCAGCGGGTGGCGCAGCTCATCGCGACGAACGAGGTGCTGCAGAACTTCCCGGCGGACGACCTGCGGCGCCGCTTCGAGGACAACCTGAACAAGCTCACGGCCGACTTCGCGTTCGGCAAGGTGAGCGTGCTCCAGGAGGTCGCCAAGGCGAAGAAGAAGCCCGCCGAGGCGCGTGCGGTGATCCAGATCGGCATCGTGATCGGCGGAGCGGACGGCGACTTCGACAAGACGGAGCAGGCCGTGGTGCGTGAGGCCTGCTACACGCTGGAGCTGCCGCCGCACGAGTTCGACCTCTGA
- a CDS encoding aromatic amino acid ammonia-lyase: MDVPTRVPPETGSARVVLDGTGLTLPDLVRLADGTAEPAVDPAALDRVRRARETADRLAAAGRWYGRGTGVGAHRSVLVDPGEETAHGLRLLRSHAGGAGPLLPARPVRAMLAVRANQLLAAGSGIHPCFVTALTDALRRHAHPAINAYGAVGTGDLTALAQTGLTLLGERPWLTAGQRPEGAQPTAEPATTHPHRPDDSPSRGARPHLDLPEPVTLRPGDALALLSSNALTLAQSALAAHEADLLLRATHAVAALSLAAVSGSPEAYAAPVHALRPYPGPARAAAEVRRLLGMPDRPVTAGRRIQDPYGFRAFPQVHGAALEASDALRRIVETEINCATENPVLTPDGHLYHHGGFFAAHLALALDGLNLALLKTAQLSAARLSALSRTDLTGLPAFLAGGAAGSSGTMILEYTANSALADLRSSAAAPASAGHAVLSHGLEEAAGFAGQAAHQTARATAAYATVLACELVQAVRALRLRPVSPPISVYTVAAARLPADTEDRPLTGDITAATELLARLAEL; encoded by the coding sequence ATGGACGTGCCGACGCGGGTGCCCCCGGAGACGGGGAGCGCCCGCGTCGTGCTCGACGGCACCGGCCTCACGCTGCCCGATCTGGTCCGGCTCGCCGACGGCACCGCCGAACCCGCCGTCGACCCGGCCGCGCTGGACCGGGTCCGCCGGGCCCGGGAGACGGCCGACCGGCTCGCCGCGGCCGGCCGCTGGTACGGCCGCGGCACCGGCGTCGGCGCCCACCGCTCCGTGCTCGTCGACCCCGGTGAGGAGACGGCCCACGGTCTGCGGCTCCTGCGCAGCCACGCGGGCGGCGCCGGCCCCCTGCTCCCCGCCCGCCCGGTCCGCGCGATGCTCGCCGTCCGCGCCAACCAGCTCCTCGCCGCCGGCTCCGGCATCCACCCCTGCTTCGTCACCGCCCTCACCGACGCCCTCCGCCGCCACGCCCACCCGGCGATCAACGCCTACGGCGCCGTCGGCACCGGAGACCTGACGGCACTGGCCCAGACCGGCCTGACCCTGCTGGGGGAACGTCCCTGGCTGACGGCGGGGCAGCGCCCCGAAGGGGCACAGCCGACCGCGGAACCGGCCACCACGCACCCGCATCGGCCGGACGACAGCCCCTCCCGCGGTGCGAGGCCGCACCTCGACCTGCCCGAACCCGTCACCCTCCGCCCGGGCGACGCCCTCGCCCTGCTGAGCAGCAACGCCCTCACGCTCGCCCAGTCCGCGCTCGCCGCGCACGAGGCGGACCTGCTGCTGCGCGCCACGCACGCGGTCGCCGCGCTGTCCCTCGCCGCCGTCTCCGGCTCACCGGAGGCGTACGCGGCACCGGTGCACGCCCTGCGGCCGTATCCGGGCCCGGCCCGCGCCGCCGCCGAGGTACGGCGGCTGCTCGGCATGCCCGACCGGCCGGTCACCGCCGGCCGCCGCATCCAGGATCCCTACGGCTTCCGCGCCTTCCCGCAGGTGCACGGGGCCGCCCTGGAGGCCTCGGACGCGTTGCGCCGGATCGTCGAGACCGAGATCAACTGCGCCACGGAGAACCCGGTTCTGACCCCCGACGGGCACCTCTACCACCACGGCGGCTTCTTCGCCGCGCACCTCGCGCTGGCGCTGGACGGCCTGAACCTGGCCCTGCTGAAGACCGCCCAGCTCTCCGCCGCCCGGCTGTCCGCGCTGAGCCGCACCGACCTGACCGGCCTGCCCGCCTTCCTCGCCGGCGGCGCTGCCGGCAGCTCCGGCACGATGATCCTGGAGTACACCGCCAACTCCGCCCTCGCCGACCTGCGTTCGAGCGCAGCCGCGCCCGCCTCCGCCGGTCACGCCGTCCTCTCCCACGGCCTGGAGGAGGCCGCCGGTTTCGCGGGCCAGGCGGCCCACCAGACGGCACGCGCCACCGCCGCCTACGCGACGGTCCTGGCCTGCGAACTCGTCCAGGCGGTCCGGGCGTTGCGCCTGCGTCCGGTGTCACCCCCCATCTCCGTCTACACCGTCGCGGCGGCCCGCCTCCCCGCGGACACCGAGGACCGCCCGCTCACCGGAGACATCACCGCGGCGACGGAACTCCTTGCCCGGCTGGCGGAGTTGTGA
- a CDS encoding ABC transporter substrate-binding protein — MTSTNRISRSIRRNRGAAVVALAATTALLAGCSSNDKSGGNPLTDTSKASGDTVVVGSNNFPESTLLADIYGEALKAKGIKVAYKPNIGSRETTYGLIKNGAIKVLPEYNGALLAYLDPKAAPKTADATTAAIEAKLDSKLTLLKPSPAEDKDSVTVNAATAKKYHLTSTSTIADLKDIAKDLVIGASPEFQTRQQGLVGLKSVYGLEFKSFKALDAGGPLTQAALKKNAVQVADIFTTDPTISKEKFVVLQDPKNLFGFENVQPLVYKGALSQKGADALDAVSAKLDTTTLLDLDTQVQVQNKDPMDVAKAWLKSAGLA; from the coding sequence GTGACTTCCACCAACCGCATCAGCAGGTCCATCCGGAGGAACCGAGGCGCGGCGGTGGTCGCCCTCGCGGCGACGACGGCTCTGCTGGCGGGCTGTTCCTCCAACGACAAGTCCGGCGGCAACCCGCTGACGGACACCAGCAAGGCAAGCGGCGACACCGTGGTCGTCGGCTCCAACAACTTCCCCGAGTCCACCCTGCTCGCCGACATCTACGGCGAGGCCCTGAAGGCCAAGGGAATCAAGGTCGCCTACAAGCCGAACATCGGCAGCCGCGAGACCACCTACGGGCTGATCAAGAACGGCGCCATCAAGGTGCTGCCCGAGTACAACGGCGCCCTGCTCGCCTACCTCGACCCCAAGGCGGCGCCGAAGACGGCCGACGCCACCACCGCGGCCATCGAGGCCAAGCTGGACTCCAAGCTGACCCTGCTCAAGCCCTCGCCCGCCGAGGACAAGGACTCGGTCACGGTCAACGCGGCCACCGCGAAGAAGTACCACCTGACTTCCACGTCCACCATCGCCGATCTGAAGGACATCGCGAAGGACCTGGTCATCGGCGCCTCGCCGGAGTTCCAGACCCGGCAGCAGGGCCTGGTGGGCCTGAAGTCGGTCTACGGCCTCGAGTTCAAGTCGTTCAAGGCGCTCGACGCCGGCGGGCCGCTCACCCAGGCCGCGCTGAAGAAGAACGCCGTGCAGGTCGCGGACATCTTCACCACGGACCCGACCATCTCCAAGGAGAAGTTCGTCGTCCTGCAGGACCCGAAGAACCTCTTCGGCTTCGAGAACGTCCAGCCCCTCGTCTACAAGGGAGCCCTGTCCCAGAAGGGCGCCGACGCGCTCGACGCGGTCTCCGCCAAGCTCGACACCACGACCCTGCTCGACCTGGACACCCAGGTGCAGGTCCAGAACAAGGACCCGATGGACGTGGCCAAGGCCTGGCTGAAGTCCGCGGGCCTCGCCTGA
- a CDS encoding sensor histidine kinase, with amino-acid sequence MSTDEVDAPARHAHGRGGTTGFADRWPFRRKLNLLVGVPLAVIAVLLSYLFSELVRQSGSAASAARLVRDSAQVARLVDRVEAEHQQAILLSARYESGDARPSASAYRAAQRAVDSQVARVRTAFGDRLPAGEAQALREVEGLTSLRTSVEQSYLPADNIDPAYAGAAQRLIDGLGLDRNADLAATFTGNLLDSLLRADAAHGAFETNVFAATTGDTNALIEFTSAVGAYDLYTHQADRFTRFASPAQAERLGGIEHTPAQGAIAQSYAELQVGAGGLQANDQAEIRRAVQDALADYPYYPQEAAARLRITTALIGEIAERADHDAGSARRRAVLLLSGALLAFVLWIAFAVLVRRSVVRPVQALTGAAREVAEAAGRELARVADDDAEDDGPPRLRDVPVTARDEIGELAEAFNRVQTTAGALLERQVISRRNTAEMFGNVGRRVSNLTTRQLALIDAVERGETDPALLERLYSIDHIAVRLRRNADSLMLLAGIRETVLDAEPTALSNVVRAALGQIEGYQRVRLYAASDAVVAPDIIGDLTLMLAELLENAVTFSPEGSPVEVTVRAGDEGVHVVITDHGLGMSPERLAEENARMVRRERLDLAPTKVLGLFVVGALARRWSIAVTLTRTPGGGVTAEVTLPASLLLTMSPLSGRADPDTTGPDGGSPGQPAPGRRPATPVRTAPTDAAARGGPAPAQTTEGGDTPVPGTSPSPDTGRPAPPATDAPLPRRIPRREPAAEGERPTAGVPSDTHASERTSGSAAARPLRRRVRGATLHTTAGAARAVPEAVRIRDAEAERAALEEFEAAVARALHDTGDHPLPPEAPAAADADPPPQGPPAPGNAPEPGNTPDRAPSPKEPRVEHVDR; translated from the coding sequence GTGTCCACGGACGAAGTGGACGCGCCCGCCCGGCACGCCCACGGACGCGGCGGCACCACCGGTTTCGCCGATCGCTGGCCCTTCCGGCGCAAGCTCAACCTGCTGGTGGGCGTCCCGCTCGCGGTGATCGCCGTCCTGCTGTCGTATCTGTTCTCCGAGCTGGTGCGGCAGTCGGGCAGCGCCGCCTCGGCGGCCCGACTGGTGCGGGACAGCGCGCAGGTGGCGCGGCTGGTGGACCGGGTGGAGGCCGAGCACCAGCAGGCGATCCTGCTGTCCGCGCGGTACGAGTCCGGTGACGCCCGGCCGTCCGCGTCCGCCTACCGCGCGGCGCAACGGGCGGTCGACTCCCAGGTGGCGAGGGTGCGCACGGCCTTCGGCGACCGGCTGCCGGCCGGCGAGGCGCAGGCGCTGCGCGAGGTGGAGGGCCTGACGAGTCTGCGCACCTCGGTGGAACAGTCGTATCTGCCGGCCGACAACATCGACCCGGCCTACGCGGGCGCCGCCCAGCGGCTCATCGACGGCCTCGGTCTGGACCGCAACGCCGACCTGGCCGCCACCTTCACCGGCAACCTGCTGGACTCGCTGCTGCGCGCGGACGCCGCCCACGGCGCTTTCGAGACCAATGTGTTCGCCGCGACGACCGGGGACACCAACGCGCTGATCGAGTTCACCAGCGCGGTCGGCGCGTACGACCTCTACACCCACCAGGCCGACCGGTTCACCCGGTTCGCCTCCCCGGCGCAGGCCGAGCGGCTCGGCGGCATCGAGCACACCCCGGCACAGGGCGCCATCGCCCAGTCCTACGCCGAGTTGCAGGTCGGCGCCGGCGGGCTGCAGGCGAACGACCAGGCCGAGATCCGGCGGGCGGTGCAGGACGCGCTGGCCGACTACCCGTACTACCCCCAGGAGGCCGCCGCCCGGCTGAGGATCACCACCGCGCTGATCGGGGAGATCGCCGAACGGGCCGACCACGACGCCGGCTCCGCCCGCCGGCGGGCCGTACTGCTGCTGAGCGGCGCGCTGCTCGCGTTCGTGCTGTGGATCGCCTTCGCGGTGCTGGTACGGCGCTCGGTGGTGAGGCCCGTGCAGGCGCTCACCGGGGCCGCGCGGGAGGTCGCCGAGGCGGCGGGGCGCGAGCTGGCCCGGGTGGCCGACGACGACGCCGAGGACGACGGGCCGCCCCGGCTGCGGGATGTGCCGGTCACCGCGCGCGACGAGATCGGCGAGCTGGCCGAGGCGTTCAACCGGGTGCAGACCACCGCCGGGGCGCTGCTGGAACGGCAGGTGATCAGCCGACGCAACACCGCCGAGATGTTCGGCAACGTGGGCCGCCGGGTCAGCAACCTGACGACTCGTCAACTCGCGCTGATCGACGCGGTGGAGCGGGGCGAGACCGATCCGGCGCTGCTGGAGCGGCTGTACTCCATCGACCACATCGCCGTACGGCTGCGGCGCAACGCCGACAGCCTGATGCTGCTGGCCGGCATCCGCGAGACCGTGCTGGACGCGGAGCCGACCGCGCTGTCCAACGTGGTCCGGGCCGCGCTCGGGCAGATCGAGGGCTATCAGCGGGTACGGCTGTACGCGGCGTCGGACGCCGTGGTCGCCCCGGACATCATCGGCGACCTCACGCTGATGCTGGCCGAACTCCTGGAGAACGCCGTGACGTTCTCGCCCGAGGGCAGCCCGGTGGAGGTGACCGTCCGCGCCGGGGACGAGGGCGTGCACGTGGTGATCACCGACCACGGCCTCGGCATGAGCCCCGAGCGGCTCGCCGAGGAGAACGCGCGGATGGTCCGCCGCGAACGCCTGGACCTGGCGCCGACGAAGGTGCTCGGCCTGTTCGTGGTGGGCGCGCTCGCCCGCCGCTGGTCGATCGCCGTCACCCTGACCCGCACCCCGGGCGGCGGCGTGACGGCGGAGGTGACGTTGCCGGCGTCCCTGCTGCTGACGATGAGCCCACTGAGCGGGCGGGCAGACCCGGACACGACCGGCCCGGACGGGGGGTCCCCGGGGCAGCCGGCGCCGGGGCGGAGGCCCGCGACGCCGGTCAGGACGGCGCCGACCGACGCGGCGGCGCGGGGCGGACCCGCACCGGCGCAGACGACGGAGGGCGGGGACACCCCTGTGCCGGGCACCTCGCCGTCCCCGGACACCGGCCGGCCGGCACCCCCGGCCACGGACGCCCCGCTCCCCCGCCGCATCCCACGGCGTGAGCCGGCCGCTGAAGGGGAGCGGCCCACGGCCGGCGTGCCGTCGGACACGCATGCCTCCGAGCGGACTTCCGGCTCCGCCGCCGCCCGTCCTCTGCGTCGCCGCGTGCGTGGCGCAACCCTGCACACCACCGCCGGTGCCGCCCGAGCGGTGCCTGAGGCCGTCCGCATCCGGGACGCGGAGGCCGAGCGGGCCGCGCTGGAGGAGTTCGAGGCCGCCGTGGCCCGCGCCCTCCACGACACCGGTGACCACCCCCTGCCGCCGGAGGCTCCCGCAGCCGCCGACGCCGATCCGCCCCCGCAGGGGCCGCCCGCGCCCGGCAACGCGCCCGAGCCCGGCAACACCCCCGACCGAGCCCCCTCCCCCAAGGAGCCGAGAGTTGAGCACGTCGACAGGTGA
- a CDS encoding roadblock/LC7 domain-containing protein has protein sequence MSTSTGDTPTGGGPAAPSDLQAAAADFAWLLNRFATETAGVVDAIAVSSDGLLIAVSELREHADSERLAAIVSGITSLAAGASGNYGLGGLNKVIIDLEGGHVIVSAIGSGAVLGVVTGKEAKLGNIAYEMTLFANRAGAALSPQLVLELKKSVGAPSAR, from the coding sequence TTGAGCACGTCGACAGGTGACACCCCGACGGGCGGCGGCCCCGCCGCGCCGAGTGATCTGCAGGCGGCCGCGGCCGACTTCGCCTGGCTGCTGAACCGCTTCGCGACCGAGACCGCGGGCGTCGTGGACGCGATCGCCGTGTCCTCCGACGGCCTGCTGATCGCCGTGTCCGAGCTGCGCGAGCACGCCGACTCCGAACGGCTCGCGGCGATCGTCTCGGGCATCACCAGCCTGGCCGCCGGCGCCTCCGGCAACTACGGCCTCGGCGGCCTCAACAAGGTCATCATCGACCTGGAGGGCGGCCATGTGATCGTCTCGGCGATCGGCAGCGGCGCCGTGCTCGGCGTCGTCACCGGCAAGGAGGCCAAGCTCGGCAACATCGCCTACGAGATGACCCTGTTCGCCAACCGCGCCGGCGCCGCGCTCAGCCCGCAGCTGGTGCTGGAGCTGAAGAAGTCCGTCGGCGCCCCGTCGGCCCGCTGA
- a CDS encoding DUF742 domain-containing protein, with protein MADGIPGPDPAGPAPAVRPYLVTAGRVADAGRGRAMPLETQVVATAAGLDALARLSFERHDIVAACRLPQSLAEIAARLHLHLNVVRVLAEDLREAGQLAVYVPDAEATRDASVLRRLIDGLRAIPDS; from the coding sequence ATGGCGGACGGCATCCCCGGCCCCGACCCGGCCGGCCCCGCCCCCGCCGTACGGCCGTACCTGGTCACCGCCGGCCGGGTCGCGGACGCGGGCCGGGGCCGGGCCATGCCCCTGGAGACGCAGGTGGTCGCCACCGCCGCCGGTCTCGACGCGCTCGCCCGGCTCTCCTTCGAGCGGCACGACATCGTGGCCGCCTGCCGGCTGCCGCAGTCGCTCGCGGAGATAGCGGCCCGGCTGCACCTGCACCTGAACGTGGTCCGGGTCCTGGCCGAAGACCTGCGCGAGGCGGGGCAGCTGGCGGTGTACGTGCCCGACGCCGAGGCCACCCGCGACGCGTCCGTCCTGCGCAGGCTGATCGACGGCCTGCGGGCCATCCCCGACTCCTGA
- a CDS encoding GTP-binding protein, whose translation MTPTEPLVRDAPAAGAVRPPLPVKMVIAGGFGVGKTTAVGAISEIEPLTTEASITEVAAGVDDLTHTPHKTTTTVAMDFGCVTVDPTLKLYLFGTPGQERFGFMWDDIVEGAVGALVVVDTRRLDDCYAAVDYFEHKGIPFAVAVNAFDGRVEHTLEEVRWALDVSDGVPVVVFDARERGSVRDALLVVLELALARTGA comes from the coding sequence GTGACACCGACTGAACCGCTCGTCCGGGACGCTCCCGCGGCCGGCGCCGTACGGCCGCCGCTGCCGGTGAAGATGGTGATCGCGGGCGGCTTCGGCGTGGGCAAGACCACCGCCGTCGGCGCGATCTCGGAGATCGAGCCGCTGACCACCGAGGCGTCGATCACCGAGGTCGCGGCCGGGGTGGACGACCTCACGCACACCCCGCACAAGACCACGACGACCGTGGCGATGGACTTCGGCTGCGTCACCGTCGACCCGACGCTGAAGCTGTATCTGTTCGGCACGCCCGGGCAGGAGCGCTTCGGGTTCATGTGGGACGACATCGTGGAGGGGGCCGTCGGCGCGCTCGTCGTCGTCGACACCCGGCGGCTGGACGACTGCTATGCCGCCGTGGACTACTTCGAGCACAAGGGCATCCCGTTCGCCGTCGCGGTCAACGCCTTCGACGGCAGGGTGGAGCACACCCTGGAGGAGGTCCGCTGGGCGCTGGACGTCTCCGACGGCGTCCCGGTCGTGGTGTTCGACGCCCGGGAGCGCGGCTCGGTGCGGGACGCGCTGCTCGTCGTCCTCGAGCTGGCGCTGGCCCGCACCGGGGCCTGA
- a CDS encoding ABC transporter permease — translation MNVINFAHAFFSDSAHWHGYDGIPTRVAEHVKYSLEALLFAALIGLPVGLVTGHYGRGGNALALIATAGRALPSFGLLVLMFIWIGFGLLPVMIPLVVLAVPPILVTTYEAMRSVDPSPVDAARGMGMSEARVLFQVELPVALPLVLSGLRTAAIQIVSTATIAAYVSLGGLGRYIIDGLYQKNYEKVVGGATLVAGLALTTLVVFWAASRITVSAGVRRGS, via the coding sequence GTGAACGTCATCAACTTCGCGCACGCCTTCTTCAGCGACAGCGCCCACTGGCACGGCTACGACGGCATCCCCACCCGGGTCGCCGAGCACGTCAAGTACTCCCTGGAGGCGCTGCTGTTCGCCGCCCTGATCGGGCTGCCCGTCGGCCTGGTCACCGGCCACTACGGCCGCGGCGGCAACGCGCTCGCCCTGATCGCCACCGCCGGGCGGGCGCTGCCCAGCTTCGGTCTGCTGGTCCTGATGTTCATCTGGATCGGGTTCGGGCTGCTGCCGGTGATGATCCCGCTGGTCGTGCTCGCCGTGCCGCCCATCCTGGTCACCACCTACGAGGCGATGCGCTCCGTCGACCCCTCGCCCGTGGACGCCGCCCGCGGCATGGGCATGTCCGAGGCACGGGTGCTCTTCCAGGTCGAGCTGCCGGTCGCGCTGCCCCTCGTCCTGAGCGGCCTGCGCACCGCGGCCATCCAGATCGTCTCCACGGCCACCATCGCCGCGTACGTCAGCCTCGGCGGCCTCGGCCGGTACATCATCGACGGGCTCTACCAGAAGAACTACGAGAAGGTGGTCGGCGGCGCCACCCTGGTCGCCGGACTCGCCCTCACCACCCTCGTGGTGTTCTGGGCGGCCTCCCGGATCACGGTCTCCGCCGGGGTGCGGCGCGGCAGCTGA
- a CDS encoding ABC transporter permease: protein MNGFFDLPSDLQHSYLGLVGLHVREGLLPVLAALLVALPVAQLCVRFRWFYPPVLGITTVLYSIPSLAFFVVLIDYFGQSETTVMIPLAVYSLVVLVPAIVDGVRSVPPETLAAAQAMGFGPVRRYLQIQLPIAAPAIIAGLRVAVVSSFSLVSVGMLIGNQGALGNMLNDATTYHRPALAVNSVVTTALLGVLADALLVLVRRLITPWMPRKGATR, encoded by the coding sequence GTGAACGGCTTCTTCGACCTCCCGAGCGATCTCCAGCACAGCTACCTCGGGCTCGTCGGCCTGCACGTGCGCGAGGGGCTGCTGCCGGTGCTGGCCGCGCTGCTCGTGGCGCTTCCGGTGGCCCAGCTCTGCGTGCGCTTCCGCTGGTTCTACCCGCCCGTCCTCGGCATCACCACCGTGCTGTACTCCATCCCCTCGCTGGCCTTCTTCGTGGTCCTCATCGACTACTTCGGGCAGAGCGAGACCACGGTGATGATCCCGCTCGCCGTCTACAGCCTGGTGGTGCTGGTGCCGGCGATCGTGGACGGCGTCCGCTCGGTGCCCCCGGAGACCCTGGCCGCCGCACAGGCCATGGGCTTCGGCCCCGTACGCCGGTACCTGCAGATCCAGCTGCCCATCGCCGCCCCCGCGATCATCGCGGGTCTCCGGGTGGCGGTCGTCTCCAGCTTCTCCCTGGTCAGCGTCGGCATGCTCATCGGCAACCAGGGCGCCCTCGGCAACATGCTCAACGACGCCACCACCTACCACCGGCCCGCCCTGGCCGTGAACTCGGTGGTGACGACGGCACTGCTGGGCGTTCTCGCCGACGCGCTGCTGGTCCTCGTACGCCGCCTGATCACCCCCTGGATGCCGAGGAAGGGTGCCACCCGGTGA
- a CDS encoding ABC transporter ATP-binding protein, protein MIRIDSVTKRYPDGTVAVDRLSLEIPDRAITVLVGPSGCGKTTTLRMINRMVEPTEGSILLDGADIRQQPVNTLRRSMGYVIQNAGLFQHRTILDNIATVPRLLGWSKQKARARAADLMDRVGLDASLAKRYPYQLSGGQQQRVGVARALAADPPVLLMDEPFSAVDPVVRKGLQDELLRIQDELGKTIVFVTHDIDEAIKLGTMVAVLRTGGRLAQFAPPAELLSAPADAFVEDFLGADRGIRRLSFFPSAGLELRTEPIVAVDADAGEFAARADAPYLLVTDTDGRPLGWSEPDRLTAGNIDPGQLLDPGRPFVPGKDSLRTALDGAVLSPTGWAVAVDAGGRAVGVVSQQVIGEAIRTAHSRAADAGGAPAGDAQGTGAGSGRPEDTTGTGSRGSGPDGADDVRAAR, encoded by the coding sequence TTGATACGGATAGACTCAGTCACGAAGCGGTACCCGGACGGCACGGTCGCGGTCGACCGGCTGTCGCTGGAGATACCGGACCGCGCGATCACCGTCCTCGTCGGGCCCTCCGGCTGCGGCAAGACGACGACCCTGCGGATGATCAACCGCATGGTGGAGCCCACGGAGGGCAGCATCCTCCTCGACGGCGCCGACATCCGGCAGCAGCCGGTCAACACCCTGCGCCGCTCGATGGGTTACGTCATCCAGAACGCCGGTCTCTTCCAGCACCGCACCATCCTCGACAACATCGCCACCGTGCCCCGGCTGCTCGGCTGGAGCAAGCAGAAGGCACGCGCCCGCGCCGCCGACCTCATGGACCGGGTCGGACTCGACGCCTCGCTCGCCAAGCGGTACCCGTACCAGCTCTCCGGCGGCCAGCAGCAGCGCGTCGGCGTGGCCCGGGCGCTCGCCGCCGATCCGCCGGTGCTGCTGATGGACGAGCCGTTCTCCGCCGTCGACCCCGTGGTCCGCAAGGGCCTCCAGGACGAACTGCTGCGCATCCAGGACGAGTTGGGCAAGACCATCGTCTTCGTCACGCACGACATCGACGAGGCGATCAAACTCGGCACGATGGTCGCCGTGCTGCGCACCGGCGGCCGGCTCGCCCAGTTCGCCCCGCCCGCCGAGCTGCTCAGCGCGCCCGCCGACGCCTTCGTGGAGGACTTCCTCGGCGCCGACCGCGGCATCCGCCGGCTGTCCTTCTTCCCGTCCGCCGGGCTCGAACTGCGGACGGAGCCGATCGTCGCCGTCGACGCCGACGCCGGCGAGTTCGCGGCCCGCGCCGACGCCCCCTACCTCCTCGTCACCGACACCGACGGCAGGCCGCTCGGCTGGAGCGAGCCGGACCGGCTCACCGCGGGGAACATCGACCCGGGACAACTCCTCGACCCCGGACGGCCGTTCGTGCCCGGCAAGGACTCGCTGCGCACCGCGCTCGACGGGGCGGTGCTGTCCCCGACCGGCTGGGCCGTCGCCGTGGACGCCGGCGGACGCGCCGTCGGCGTCGTCTCCCAGCAGGTCATCGGCGAGGCCATCCGCACCGCCCACAGCCGGGCGGCCGACGCCGGCGGCGCACCGGCGGGCGACGCGCAGGGCACCGGCGCCGGATCCGGCCGGCCCGAGGACACCACCGGCACCGGATCCCGCGGTTCCGGCCCGGACGGCGCCGACGACGTCAGGGCCGCCCGGTGA
- a CDS encoding FAD:protein FMN transferase, with protein MRRVEHVMGLPVSLRIDDEGDFGAAADEVFAWLRHVDARFSPFRHDSEVSRYGRGEPADGEPSADLREVLGLCERYRAETGGAFDVRLPGRPFDPCAVVKGWSVQRAAGLLSAAGARRFCLNAGGDVVVSGGPWRIGIRHPEQADRVCAVLAVTDAAVATSGQYERGDHILDGRTGRPATGLLSLTVLAPTLTEADATATAAFALGAGGPAWAAARPGCEVFAVDAARGVLRTPGLPVV; from the coding sequence GTGCGGCGTGTCGAGCACGTCATGGGCCTGCCGGTCTCGCTGCGGATCGACGACGAGGGCGACTTCGGCGCGGCCGCGGACGAGGTCTTCGCCTGGCTGCGCCACGTCGACGCCCGGTTCAGCCCGTTCCGGCACGACAGCGAGGTGTCCCGGTACGGGCGCGGCGAGCCGGCGGACGGCGAGCCGAGCGCGGACCTCAGGGAGGTCCTCGGCCTGTGCGAGCGGTACCGGGCCGAGACCGGCGGCGCCTTCGACGTGCGGCTTCCCGGCCGCCCCTTCGACCCCTGCGCGGTGGTCAAGGGATGGTCGGTGCAGCGGGCGGCCGGGCTGCTGTCCGCCGCCGGGGCACGGCGGTTCTGCCTCAACGCCGGCGGTGACGTGGTCGTCTCCGGCGGGCCGTGGCGCATCGGCATCCGGCACCCCGAACAGGCCGACCGGGTCTGCGCCGTGCTGGCGGTCACCGACGCCGCGGTGGCCACCTCGGGGCAGTACGAGCGCGGCGACCACATCCTCGACGGCCGCACCGGACGCCCCGCGACCGGGCTGCTCAGCCTCACCGTGCTGGCCCCGACCCTGACCGAGGCGGACGCCACCGCCACGGCCGCCTTCGCCCTGGGCGCGGGCGGCCCGGCCTGGGCCGCCGCCCGCCCCGGCTGCGAGGTGTTCGCCGTCGACGCCGCGCGCGGCGTGCTGCGCACACCGGGCCTGCCGGTGGTCTGA